In one window of Cherax quadricarinatus isolate ZL_2023a chromosome 27, ASM3850222v1, whole genome shotgun sequence DNA:
- the LOC128691044 gene encoding uncharacterized protein isoform X1 — MKQKNKTAPMIHSVAIFMVFTINTIAAQQEGSIVTTQNGSSASFHILDDDSHDSTIYFWTHHNNTAVKLDIITNYNVTKHFNITQPDVWHIGYLTQPVTKDNRTAGIIISHAKIFVNFDYQRIKSISVSSNNPVYWAFCTNRRICVLVRPDISSSGGTQYVVVPLIVVCVLLLVVVVVLSLRLFCKHSGSSYFHIYEKPIYPPVPPPVFQRVVIQPQNDSGDTRGSRVRETDSSHDNLAYHYYDEWSSDTHDHRRFHLQDNTHILYQNDRRHPPQDDSSPQPLRNYPSLQQNDFSLRQNYRSLQNDFHHTKYPRFPQQHDPNHTNNNPTTTTPQKNDQDDHESINSIYGFSM, encoded by the exons ATGAAGCAGAAGAATAAGACGGCTCCCATGATTCATTCAGTGGCCATATTCATGGtcttcaccatcaacaccatcgcTGCTCAACAAG AAGGTAGCATCGTCACAACCCAAAATGGATCAAGCGCCAGCTTCCATATTCTAGATGACGATTCACATGATTCCACGATTTACTTCTGgactcaccacaacaacacgGCTGTCAAACTTGACATCATAACCAACTATAACGTAACAAAGCATTTCAACATCACTCAGCCTGATGTCTGGCACATCGGATACCTCACTCAACCAGTGACT AAAGATAACAGGACAGCCGGGATAATAATCTCGCATGCCAAAATCTTCGTTAATTTTGATTATCAGAGAATCAAGTCGATCAGTGTCTCCAGCAACAACCCCGTCTACTGGGCCTTCTGTACGAACCGACGAATCTGTG TCCTGGTAAGACCTGATATAAGCAGCAGCGGTGGTACACAGTACGTGGTGGTGCCTCTGATAGTcgtctgtgtgttgctgctggtcgtgGTGGTCGTCCTCAGCCTGCGTCTCTTCTGCAAGCATAGTGGTAGTAGCTACTTCCATATCTATGAGAAACCTA tttatCCTCCTGTGCCTCCTCCCGTCTTTCAACGGGTCGTTATACAACCACAGAACGACAGCGGCGACACTCGAGGTAGCAGAGTAAGAGAGACGGATTCTAGCCACGACAACCTGGCTTATCACTACTATGACGAATGGAGCAGCGACACGCACGACCACCGTCGCTTCCATTTACAAGACAACACTCACATCCTTTACCAGAACGACCGTCGTCACCCGCCCCAGGACGACTCTAGCCCCCAGCCGCTTCGAAACTACCCATCCCTTCAGCAAAACGACTTCAGCCTCCGCCAGAATTACCGTTCTCTTCAAAACGACTTCCATCACACCAAATACCCCCGATTCCCTCAGCAACACGACCctaaccacactaacaacaaccCCACAACAACGACCCCACAAAAGAACGACCAAGATGACCACGAGAGTATCAACAGTATCTACGGCTTCTCTATGTAA
- the LOC128691044 gene encoding uncharacterized protein isoform X2 produces the protein MKQKNKTAPMIHSVAIFMVFTINTIAAQQEGSIVTTQNGSSASFHILDDDSHDSTIYFWTHHNNTAVKLDIITNYNVTKHFNITQPDVWHIGYLTQPVTKDNRTAGIIISHAKIFVNFDYQRIKSISVSSNNPVYWAFCTNRRICVYPPVPPPVFQRVVIQPQNDSGDTRGSRVRETDSSHDNLAYHYYDEWSSDTHDHRRFHLQDNTHILYQNDRRHPPQDDSSPQPLRNYPSLQQNDFSLRQNYRSLQNDFHHTKYPRFPQQHDPNHTNNNPTTTTPQKNDQDDHESINSIYGFSM, from the exons ATGAAGCAGAAGAATAAGACGGCTCCCATGATTCATTCAGTGGCCATATTCATGGtcttcaccatcaacaccatcgcTGCTCAACAAG AAGGTAGCATCGTCACAACCCAAAATGGATCAAGCGCCAGCTTCCATATTCTAGATGACGATTCACATGATTCCACGATTTACTTCTGgactcaccacaacaacacgGCTGTCAAACTTGACATCATAACCAACTATAACGTAACAAAGCATTTCAACATCACTCAGCCTGATGTCTGGCACATCGGATACCTCACTCAACCAGTGACT AAAGATAACAGGACAGCCGGGATAATAATCTCGCATGCCAAAATCTTCGTTAATTTTGATTATCAGAGAATCAAGTCGATCAGTGTCTCCAGCAACAACCCCGTCTACTGGGCCTTCTGTACGAACCGACGAATCTGTG tttatCCTCCTGTGCCTCCTCCCGTCTTTCAACGGGTCGTTATACAACCACAGAACGACAGCGGCGACACTCGAGGTAGCAGAGTAAGAGAGACGGATTCTAGCCACGACAACCTGGCTTATCACTACTATGACGAATGGAGCAGCGACACGCACGACCACCGTCGCTTCCATTTACAAGACAACACTCACATCCTTTACCAGAACGACCGTCGTCACCCGCCCCAGGACGACTCTAGCCCCCAGCCGCTTCGAAACTACCCATCCCTTCAGCAAAACGACTTCAGCCTCCGCCAGAATTACCGTTCTCTTCAAAACGACTTCCATCACACCAAATACCCCCGATTCCCTCAGCAACACGACCctaaccacactaacaacaaccCCACAACAACGACCCCACAAAAGAACGACCAAGATGACCACGAGAGTATCAACAGTATCTACGGCTTCTCTATGTAA